The Bdellovibrio sp. ZAP7 DNA segment TCCTTGGGAAAATGGTAGGGGGCGAGGGACTTGAACCCCCGATCCCAGTGTTATGAGCACCGTGCTTTAACCAACTAAGCTAGCCCCCCACTTAAAGAAATTTGAAACTATCAAACTCCGGGGGGATTGGCAAAAGCGCGGTGCATTAGTGTCTAATGGGTGGGGCGATCCTCCTGATTGCTTGCTTCCGAGTGGAGCGGATGGGTTTCTACCTGTCCATGGGCACCGACAGTGCCGAGGATTATTTCGGGAGTGGTCATACCCACGTGGCTAAAGTGAGTTTTACGAAATTCGGCAGCCAAATGAATGGATTCACGAAGTCCGATTTCGTCACGAAAAACACAAACTCCGACACCTTGACCATCAGGGGTGGTAATCCAGTTATAGGAAACGAATCCCTCCATTTGTTCCAGAAGAGGAATGAACATTTCTTGCAGCTTTCCATTGATCTCTGGAATATGTACGGGGCTGAAACGATAAGTGCGTACTGAAGCAAACACTAGCCACCTCCAATCTTTAATTCCATTGTAAGCGGAAGCCATTGTGTAGATTCACGGCCAATGCTTGCTTAAAAACACATTCTGAAAACTACAAAACGCAAAAAAGTTGGGGAGCTAGTGTAAGGTGGGTCGTTGTTGTCGGATCGGTGGCTGCCAGCGCTACAGAATCCATCAATGAAGTCACAATCCAAGTCATAAGATATTTCATATCCAACCTCGACCGAGTCATAAATGCCGTTGACCTGAGCGGTCCAGTTTATAAACTAGAGGAATGAAAAAACATCTAATGACGGCTTTATTTGCTGTGGTTTCTGGTTTCTTGCTTCAAGCATGTTCGCCTGCGGGCTCTTTGATTTCTCATCAAAGAGATGCGGACTTCTATAGCCAATTCGTAAATTCATCAGCTGATTGGCCACAAGCTGAAAACAAGATTGATGAACTTAAGGTGATGCAAACGGGTTCCGAGTATCCGATGCGCTATGTGTTCTTTGATAACGGGAAATTCTATTATCAGGTTGATAGATTGGGAACAGGCGAAGGCGTTTGGTCCATTCAAAAAGGCGCTTTGATTGCAACAGCTCAGCGTACAATTTTTGCGATGGAACTTGCGATTTCAGCAGCAAGCGACAAAGGTAACGAGACATTGGTGCGATTTTATGACCGTCACGGTTTAAATTCGATTAACATCAAGTTACGTGATCCACAGGTGATCAAGGCTCAAGGTAAAGTGCCGACCGAGCTCAGAAAATTCACTCGTTCAGAAAAGAACATTTAAAAAAAAAGGGAGCTTTAAGCTCCCTTTTTTAATTCCCAAATTGAAATTTAGAAAACTATTTACAGCTATAGCTGACACTTTTTTGCAGATCGTATCCGCTTAAGAAACCTTTGCGAACAGAGTGATCCAGGATCAGCAAGCTTGCGTTTGGCCAAAATGTAGAAGTGACTTTGCTATCACCAGTTACGGTGCTGTATTTGGCGTGAAGGCCAACGATTTGAACTGTTTTAGTTGTTGCAGAGTTGATCACAACAGAGTCTTCAACAGTTTGGTAAAGATACTGGTTGTCAGAAACTTTGGCGACCACGAAGCAAACTGGTTTTGCGTCAGGTTGTTCAGGAGTGCATTCATAAGCGCTGATGGCTTCAGAATTATTTGGAAGAGTTGTTGAAGCCACATCTGTGCAAGTTGCAGCGTTTGCAGTCGCGATCACCAGAACCAAAAGAACAAAGAAAATACTTACGGGTTTCATAAATCCTACTTAAGAGTTTCGCACTCTGTTTTAACGATATCGTACCAATTGTCTGAATTTTTCTTGAACACGGTGATGCATTTGAAAGTGGGAGCCACACCTTTAACTTTGTAATTACCACGAGCCATCGTGATGATCGCTAGATCGTAACCAGCAACTTGTGTGAATTTTTGCTCCATGGAAAGGACGCTTTCATCAATACCAAGTGTTTCAAGAACACTTTCAGTCGTCATGAATGAGATCTCTTTCATAGCTCCTGCAGAAGCGAAAGATGAGCTTAGGATAAGCGCGCCTGCGATGAAAAATGCCTTCATTAATACCTCCCGAAATGTGTGAGGGGTATTTACTGAATTTGCGGTCATTTGGGGAGCCTAGAGTGGCGAACCTGTCAATTTTACGCAGGAATTAGAGATCTGTTACGCACACAAAACGATCATATGGAGGGTGCTCCGCCGGAACACTCGTCACTGGATCCACCAAAATCAGGTTAAAATGGCGCCCCTCTTGGGATAGGAAGGCCTTATATTCGTTAAAAGGAGAATCCACAGCGAATTTACCCTTACTGGTAGAGGAAATCTCCCTCCAGCCATAATCCATGGAATCGCTATATCCTGAGCTGGTTGTCAGGCGACTGCGAGAGGCTGATTTATCATGAAGTTCCACGGAATACCGGAAAAAGAAGCCTTGCTCATATGCACGCCCATGGCAGCGAAAGCTCATCTCTGTCGCTAAAGATGGAAGGGCTGATAAAGAAACGACCGCTGCAAGCAAAGTTGAAATGTACTTCATTTCTTAAGCTTGGAGCGGTCTTAATATCTAGGCAAGAGATTTCATATCGATCACGAAGCGATATTTAACGTCGCTTTTGATCATGCGTTCATAGGCGACGTTGATTTGCTGAATCGGAATCATCTCAATGTCGGAAACGATGTCGTGCTTGGCGCAGAAGTCCAACATCTCTTGAGTTTCCTGAATTCCACCAATCAAAGAACCGCCCAATTTTCTGCGCCCCATGATCAATGCCCCAGCTGCCAATGTCGGGGGAGTCTCTGGTAAGCCCACCAGCACCATATTGCCGTCACGACGAAGTAAGCTTAAGTAAAGATTGTAATCGTGAGGAGCCGACACCGTATCCAAGATGAAATCAAAAGTTCCCATATGAGCACGCATTTGCGCCATGTCTTTAGAGATAATGACTTCGTGTGCACCTAGGCGTTTTGCATCTTCGACTTTCGAAGATGAAGTGGTGAACACCGTAACATTTGCGCCCATAGCATTTGCGAATTTTACACCCATATGACCCAAACCACCTAAACCCACGATACCAACTTTTTGGCCTTTTGATATTTTCCAGTGACGAAGGGGTGAATAAGTAGTTATGCCTGCGCACAATAACGGAGCTGTTGCTGCCAAGCTTAAATTTTTGGGAATACTTAAACAAAATTCTTCGCGAGTAACAATGGAATTGGAATAACCACCGAAAGTGGGCGATCCATCTTTCTCTTTGCTGTTGTAAGTTCCAACAAAACCTCGTTCACAGAATTGTTCAAGACCTTCCTTGCACGAAGCGCAGTCTAAACATGAATCCACCATGCATCCAACGCCCGCTAAATCACCGACTTTGAATTTTTTGACTTTTGCACCGACGGCAATAACGTTGCCGACAATTTCGTGACCGGGAACCATGGGGAAACTTCCGCGCCCCCACTCGTCGCGTACCTGGTGAACATCAGAGTGGCAAACGCCGCAATAATGAATTTCAATGTGAACATCATTATCGCGAAGTTCGCGGCGCTCAAAACTGAACGGAGCCAGAGGTGCTTTTGCAGACGGCGCTGCATACGCTTTTGCTTTAATCATGAAGATTCTCCTGATTGTGAGTTAAAGAAAATGATAGCGAAGTCGTGGAAAATGAACAGTGAAATTCCTGAAAGCCTGTGGCATACTACGGAGTATGAAAATTCAGGTGAGTCACATTCTCGTTCAACATTCTTATGAAGCCGAAGATATTTTGCGCGCATTGAAAGATGGCAAAGACTTTGCCGAACTTGCACGCAAGTTTTCGAAATGCTCTTCTGCGGCAGAGGGTGGCAATTTAGGAGTGTTCTCAGAAGGAAGACTGGACCCGGATTTCGAAGAAACTGCGTTTTCTTTGAAAGTGGGCCAAACCACGACTAAACCAATTCGTACGCGATTTGGGTATCACATAATTCGCCGAACGGCATAGTTCTTACTCTAGTCACAAGCATCATTCATTTTTTTTCGTTCACATTGCAGACAGTTTTCGACAAATGACTGGTAAGCACTTTTACGAGTAATAAAAAATTAAATTTTAAATGTGAGCGGTCCGATGGGGAAATGCAACCACGGAGGATTTTGCAATGTATGTACCTCGCTCACTATATTCCCTCGGGATTTTCGCTCTGGCTCTGGCGTTGAATGCCTGTGGGCCAGGTAACAGCAATCTTGCATCAGTTGATGAAACTGGTGACGAAACAGCATCGATTGTCGACCCTGGCACTAGCAGCCCTGATAGTTCAGAATCGACAAACGCAGGATCGGGCAGTTCCACAGTTCAGCCCGCAACTTCGCAAAAGCTTTTATTGAACCAAGCGATGAGTGTTCGTTACGAAAGTAACAGCATTCTGGAAAATAAAGCTGAACTACCTGCCGGCACGCAGATCGAAGTTCCGCAAGACTATCAGATGAAGAATCTGGATTATCGTGATTCCAACGGCAAGATCGTAAGATCCAGCACGGGATTCATTTATCCGATTAGAATCGTATCTGTGCCGACGGCTTCAGCTTCGCAGTTTCCACAAAGTAAAATCGATACTTTGAATAAAACATCGGGTGGACTTTTCATCTTTGCTTCGATCGTGGGAAATCTTCAGGGTGTAGAAGGCAATTTCGCAGTCATCACGCCGGCAGCGGCGGGTGCTGGGTTCCTGACAAATTATACAAGTTCGGGAAAGCCAAAGTTTAGCTATACGACGTCTTCGACAAAGCGTTTTCCGAAAATTAACAAAGGTGTTGACCCGGCTTCCCTAAATGCTGCTGATCGTGCGAAATGGACAGCGATTTATAATGAACTAAGAAAAGCCGTGAGTCGCACGACTGAAACTCCAAAATCCTATTTGATGATTGATTCCACGACCGCGAAACGAGCATCTTTGGATTATGAAAGCACTGGCAAGATCGCCTTAAATGGTGCCTGGTCCATCGCGGTTCAACAAACAGCGGTTCGCCATGGGTTTTCAAATGTGCCCTGTGCCGAATTTCAGTCGGAACTTGTGCGAGAGGCCTATCAACGTGCGGGATATCGCGTGAGTGATGACTTCAATACGACCAAAGGAAATAAGTTGATCTGGTCCAGTACGGCAGCGGTTGTTAATTTTTCGATGGCTCTTTATAAAGCCGGTTGGATTGCTTGGGATGGAACAAAGTATAAGCCCATGACGGGGGCGATCTTAATGAATGGATCAGGTATTTCTCCGGGGCACACTTATATTTCTGGCAGTGATGACGGAATGATCATCGTTGATAATGGTGCACCCCAAGGCCGCGATTTAAGAAAAACATCCCAGTCGATCATCGAAATGATGTTTCAAACGGGTGTGTTCTTCTTGCCTCCAGGAATCAATCCGCCAACTTGGTAGTTTTTGGCGAATACAGCGTCAGAATATTTCCTAAAAGGCAAAGTGCGACTCCCGTGACGATATAGGGAGTCCACTTAAAGTCCTCATACATACTTGAAAGAGTCAGCGCGATGACCGGAGAAATGACTCCTGAATAGGCGGCTCTTTCAGCCCCAATTCTTCCTGCTAAAGACAAGTAAGCTCCAAAAGCAAAGACTGATCCGAATAATGAGAGATAAAGCAAAGAGCTCAGATATTTCGTGGTTAAAGGAATCGCAAAGCTATGTTGCAACACCACGCCGACTAGTAACGTAAAGGCGCTTCCATACAGCATACCCCAAGTGTTTGAAACCACGACCGGAACTGATTTCCGATAGGATTTCTGCGACAACATATTGCCCGCCGAAGCCGATAGGGTTGCGATCAGTCCAATGACCAAGCCCATGATGGTGCGCTCGTTGGCATGTAAACCTAAAATCTCATTGATAAAGATTAAAATGATTCCCGCTCCACCAAGCAGGGATCCCGCAATCACTTTAGGAGTAATGGGTTTTTTAAAGAATAATCTCATGCCGATCATGTTGTATGGGACGATGACTGTAAAACAGATCGCAGCGATTCCTGAACTCACCATGGTTTCGGACCAATAAACCAGCATATAGTTCACTGAGAACATAAAAATACCCATAGTCATGAACGTCAAATGATCCGATTTACTGTAAGTCAGTTTCTTCTTAGTTAGCAGGCAGTAACTGAGTAGCAGAAATGCGCCTAAGGTGAAGCGCCAGAAAACGGAAGCAATAGGGGAAGCCGAATCCACCTGAAAAGTGATAACCAGCCAAGTAGAACCCCAGATAAGAGTGCATATTGCATATAGAAGGAAATTCATGGAATCACAGTCGGTGAGGTCTCAGCTTAAGTCAAGAAATGGGACTTCCGGCCCCACCTTGTTGCGTATTCTTGCAACCATTAGTATTCTTCATATATTGGCAAAGGACGGTGGGTAGTGAGTAAATTTGTTTTTGCATTCGTCACATTAATGGCTTTGATCGCGTCAGCGGCTCCATTGAAAATGAAGACTGCTCCCTATAAAAAAGGCCCGGATTTTTATCGTGGCGTTGTGTATTTCCACTATGACATCAAAGGTAAAAAAGAGCGCGAATCTTTGCACATCCAACAAGACATCATCCGAGTGAATGCCGAACCGGTGCAGAAAAAGAATTGGAAAAAAGGCGAGCCTGCGATGAAGGTTCTGTTGAAGCTTGAAAAATCCACGACAGCGAAGTGCACAGCTGGAAGTTATTCTTTAAGGGTGGCAAAGGGTGAGCAAAAAAGTCAGGTTGAAAAAGGCTGCGTGGGAACTCCACGATTCAAACAGCTACAGCAATCTTTTGCGATATTAAAAGGACTGGTTCCTAAGCAGTACGATAAAAACTTAAATCCGATTTAGTTAAATAGCTGAAAAAGAAAAAGCCCTGGTCTCCCAGGGCTTTTTTATGACCGGGACTAGTCTTCGTCCTCGTCGTCATAATCCTCATCATCGTCTTCGTCATCATCGTCGTCGTCTTCATCATCTTCGTCCTCATCTTCATCGTCGACATCGTCGCTCGATTCGATGCGAACCAACCAACCCTCTTCGTAAGGGTCTTCCATGATAAGAGACGGATCGTCGATCACTGACGTGTTCACTTCGATAACAGTTCCATCAACTGGAGAATAAATATCCAAAGGACCGTCGCTGGTTTCGATAGATCCGATCACAGTTTCAGTGTCCACTTCCTCTTGTTCAGCCGGAAGGTCCACAGTGCTGATAGATTCGAAATCCTCAAGTCCATCTTCGTTGATACCAATTGTGATCACGCCATCTTCTTGGCGGTACCACAAATAGCCCATATAATTTCTTACGTCATCTGATGCCATTTAATCTCCAGGAAAAAAACTATTAACAATCGTAGTACAAGTGGAACTCGTAAGGAACTGGTCTTTGCTGTACTGGACGAACTTCTTTGTCGATTTTGTACTGCACCCAAGTTTCAATCAAGTCGTCGCTGAAAACATCGCCTTTTTTCAAGAAGCTGCAATTTTTCATCAAATTAGCCAGGGATTCTTCTAAAGTTCCTGGAACTGATGGGATCAAAGCGGCTTCTTGTGGTGGCAATCCATAGATATCTTTATCCAGTGGGTCGCCTGGATTGATCTTATTAATGATACCATCTAAGCCAGCCATCAAAATAGCAGCCTCTGCCAAGTAAATGTTCGCAGTTGGATCTGGCGTACGGAACTCAATACGTTTTGCCTTAGGATTTGGACCAGAGTTTGGAATACGCATCGCCGCTGAACGGTTTTTAAAGCTGTAAGCCAATTTCGTTGGAGCCTCAAAGCCCGGAACCAAACGTTTATAAGAGTTTGTCGTAGGATTGATGATACCACACAAAGCTGGAGCATGTTTCAACACGCCACCGATGTAGTGCAGCGCCATTTCAGACAAACCTGCGTATTTGTTGCCTGCAAAAAGATTTTTACCGTCTTTCCACAGAGACATGTGGATGTGCATACCAGAACCGTTGTCGCCGAAGATTGGTTTTGGCATGAAAGTCGCTGTTTTTCCGTGGCGCATACAAACGTTTTTCACGATGTATTTGAACCACATCATTTTGTCGCCCATGTTCAAAGCTGTGTCGTATTGGAAATTGATTTCACATTGACCAGCGGAAGCTACTTCGTGGTGATGGCGTTCTACGCGCATGCCACAAAGTTCCATCTCTGCGCAAATTTCAGAGCGGATATCTTGCAGGGTATCTGTTGGAAGGGCCGGGAAATATCCTTCTTTAGAGCGGATTTTGTATCCAAGATTGCCGCCGCCTTCATCGCGACCTGTGTTCCATACAGCTTCATTACTGTCGACTGTATAGAATGCAGAGTTCGAAGTTTGTTCAAAGCGTACATCATCAAAGATAAAGAATTCAGCTTCAGGTCCGAAGTAAGCTGTGTCAGCAATGCCTGTTGACTGCATGTAGGCGATTGCTTTTTTAACGATCTGACGTGGGTCACGATCATATGGTTGAAGAGTCTCTGGCAAGCAAACATCGCAAATCAATGACAACGTCGGCATTTCCATAAACGGATCCATCATCGCTGTTTTAGCATCAGGTCTGATAATCATGTCAGACTCTTCGATGCCCTTCCAGCCACGAATCGAGCTTCCGTCAAAGCCAAATCCATTTTCAAAAGATTCTTCTTCAAGCTGGTGAAGAGGAATTGTTAAATGTTGCCAAGTTCCGATCATGTCACAGAACTTGAGATCTACCATCTTCGCGCCTTTTTCGTGGGCGAATTTTAAAGCTTCCTTCGCAGTCATTTTGCGTCTCCCTTGCAAAAATCAAAAATCAAAACAAAAAAATAGCCGTAGTGTTTGCTATGGCTAAAGTGCTTCCTCGTTTTTTTCACCCGTACGAATTCTTAGGGCGGATTCAACTGGTAATACAAAGATTTTCCCATCACCGATTTTGCCGGTATGAGCAGTTTTGCGAATTGCTTCGACAGCGCTGTCTACTAAAGCGGCGGGCAATACGACTTCCAGTTTTATCTTGGGAAGAAAATCAACGACGTATTCGGCACCTTTATATACTTCAGTGCGCCCTTTTTGGCGCCCAAACCCACGAACTTCGGAGACAGTGATACCTTCAATTCCAACTTCGGAGAGAGCATCGACCACGTCGTCGAGCTTGAAGGGTTTTATGATAGCCTCTATTTTTTTCATGGATCCTGTTGTTACCTAAAGATGTCTAATTTCGTTGAAACCAAGAATAACAAAGGGTTGGAAGAATGCAAAAAGGACTCAAGCAATTTTATAATTTTAATTTTCTAATAACGCGAAACGGTAAGCGTTTCTAGGTTGAGCACTCTAGTTGTTTTTGGTACACAGCCCGTCCGCGTGTAGTTTTACTAGGCGCGTTCGGGATCGGAAAATCACTATTGTTGTCAGACCGGGGGGATTATGACTGCAACACGTTTTTTCGTATATGGATCATTGACCGAGGGGATGGTTCATTACTCAAAAATTCAGAACTTCGTGGAATCATTAAGCTTTGCCAGAATCAAGGCAACAGCATATCGACTAAAAGTTGGCTTCCCAGCACTGGTTAAAGGTGGCTCGGATCTGGTGCCGGGTCAGTTAGTGGAGTTAAAAGCCTCCGATTTGCTAATCAGTTTGTTAGACGAATTTTATGGTTTTAACAGATTGGATTCGGACAAGAGCCTTTACTCCAGAGAAGAAGTCGACGTGTACATCGAAGGCTCTTCTGAGCCGGTGAAGGCTTGGACCTATTTTTTAAATCCGCTTAAGCTTCCAGTAAATGCCTCGGTTATTGTTGGTGGTGACTGGAAAAAATCAATCGAAGATCAACCTTTGATGACATCTAAGTTGACTGAAAAACAAGCAACTTATATTCAACGCTTGGGTCGTTCTTCAGGTCGGGAGATCGTACCTATTGATTTGACGCTTTATCGAGAGCTGATGAACCTGGAGTTGATCGTCGATAAGGGTCGCAGATTGGCTCTATCTAAATTGGGCCAAGAGGTATTTAAACATCTTGGATAATTCGAACAAAATCTTCCGCATCGTTTTGATTGAGCCTGAAATTCCGCAAAATACAGGAAATATCGGGCGCACATGTGTAGCTACGAACTGTGAGTTGCATATCGTGGGGAAGATGGGATTTGAAATCAATGATACCAATGTAAAGCGCGCGGGGCTGGATTACTGGCCTCATCTAACGTGGCATCATCATGCGACGTTTGAAGACTGGTGGAAACTGGTTGAAGACCCTTCGCGTGCCTGGTTCTTTACAACAAAAACAAAACGCACTTATTTTGAACCGAAATTCCAATCGGGCGACTGGTTGGTGTTCGGTAAAGAAACAAAAGGATTGGATCCAGATCTTTTGGCGAAATTTCCATCGCAAACTGTGACTATTCCGATGATCGGTGAAGGTTCCCGCAGTTTGAATCTAGCAACCAGCGTTGCGATTGCCGCTTATGAAGGCGTCAGACAAATCAAGTACACGTAATTCGTTAACACAAACATCTGCAAATTCTGGAAAATCAGGATGAATTTTTGTTGGATGTCCATCTACCAAAAATCGAAATTCGTGGGAGTACTTACTTAGATCGCCGAGCCAGTTAGTGAAGCGAGATTGGTTCGGCGGTCGCGCAATATGGTCATTAAAATCCATTAACGCAAGTAAGGTGATATCACTTTTTTCGATTTATTTTTCGCTCTATTACACCTGTGTTGGCCCTAAGTCCGGGTTTACGAATTTCCTAGTGATCTCGCGTCAATGACGCACCAATAAAAAGCCCCTGTGCCTTGCAGCTCGCATCTGTTTCGAGCTATCCTTAGCCACTATGGTAACGCAAATACTTACAAAAATATTCGGAACAAAACACGACCGTGAAATGAAAAAGATTCAACCGATGGTTGATCGTATCAATGCCTTGGAACCAAAGATGAAGGCGCTCACGGATGAACAACTTAAAGCGAAAACTCCTGAGTTCCAGGAACGTTTGAAAAAAGGCGAGACAGTTAACGACATCTTGCCGGAAGCATTTGCTGTTTGCCGTGAAGCTTCGATTCGTGTTTTGGGCATGCGCCATTACGACGTTCAGTTAATCGGTGGTATCGTTCTTAACAGCGGTAAGATCGCCGAGATGAGAACGGGTGAAGGTAAAACCCTTGTGGCAACTTTGCCTGTTTACTTGAATGCACTTACTGGTAAGGGTGTTCACGTTGTGACGGTGAATGATTACCTGGTCCGTCGTGACTCCGAACACATGGGGCGTTTGTACGGCTGGTTAGGTCTTACAACGGGTATCATCGTTCATGGTTTGAACGATCAACAGCGTAAAGAGATGTACGGTTGCGATATCACTTATTGCACGAACAACGAACTGGGTTTCGACTATCTTCGTGACAATATGAAGTTTGATTTGGCTGATTACGTTCAACGTGGTCACAACTATGCGATCGTGGATGAGTGTGACTCTATCTTGGTCGACGAAGCGCGTACGCCGTTGATTATTTCCGGTCCTGCGGAAGCCTCTACTGAAAAATACCAAATCGTAAACTCCATCATCCCTCACTTGAAGCGCGATCTTCACTTCACTATGGAAGAGAAATCGAAAACGGCTTCATTGACTGAAGAGGGAAATGCGAAAGTTGAAGAGTTGTTGGGCGTGGGGAATCTTTACGATCCACAAAACATCGAACTTCTTCACCACGTTTACCAAGGTTTGAAAGCTCACTACCTGTACCGTCTTGACGTTGAATACATGATCAAAGATGGCGAAATCGTGATCGTGGATGAGTTCACGGGTCGTTTGATGCCGGGTCGTCGTTGGTCTGATGGTCTTCACCAAGCTATCGAAGCTAAAGAAGGCGTTGAAGTTAAATCTGAAAACCAAACTTTGGCGACTATCACATTCCAAAACTATTTCCGTATGTACGATAAACTTTCGGGTATGACGGGTACGGCAGATACAGAAGCGGTTGAGTTCAAAAAGATTTACAATCTTGATGTAAATGTGATTCCGACAAATAAACCAATCACTCGTAAAGACGAAGAGGACGTGGTTTATAAATCTGAAAAGGCCAAATACAAAGCGATCACAGCAGATATCAAAGAGCGCACTCAAAAAGGTCAACCCATCCTGGTGGGTACGGCTTCTATTGAAAAATCTGAGGCTTTGAGCCGTTTCCTTCGTAACGAAGGTATCAAACACGAAGTCTTGAATGCGAAACATCACGAACGTGAAGCAGAAATCATCGCTCAAGCAGGCCGTAAAGGTTCTGTGACGATCGCTACCAATATGGCGGGTCGTGGTACTGACATCATGCTGGGTGGTAATGCGGATATGTTGGCGAAAGCTGCAGTCGGCAATGATGATTCTCCAGAGTACATTGAGGCTTTGGCGAAAGTTAAAGGCCAAGTTGAAAAAGAACGTGAAGAAGTTCGTCAATTGGGCGGTTTATACATCATCGGTACCGAACGCCACGAATCTCGTCGTATCGATAATCAGCTACGTGGTCGTTCTGGTCGTCAAGGTGACCCGGGTGAATCTCGCTTCTATCTTTCACTGGAAGATAATTTGATGAGAATCTTCAATGGTGAACGTATCCAAAAAATTATGGAAATGTTGAACATTCCTGAAGATGAACCAATCACAGCGAAAATGGTGACGAACGCGGTTGAGGGTGCTCAACGTAAAGTGGAAGGTCACCAATTCGATATCCGTAAAAACTTGATGGATTACGACACGGTTATGAATAACCAACGTAATGCTATCTATGGAATGCGCCGTAACCTTCTTGAAGGTAAA contains these protein-coding regions:
- the secA gene encoding preprotein translocase subunit SecA, translated to MVTQILTKIFGTKHDREMKKIQPMVDRINALEPKMKALTDEQLKAKTPEFQERLKKGETVNDILPEAFAVCREASIRVLGMRHYDVQLIGGIVLNSGKIAEMRTGEGKTLVATLPVYLNALTGKGVHVVTVNDYLVRRDSEHMGRLYGWLGLTTGIIVHGLNDQQRKEMYGCDITYCTNNELGFDYLRDNMKFDLADYVQRGHNYAIVDECDSILVDEARTPLIISGPAEASTEKYQIVNSIIPHLKRDLHFTMEEKSKTASLTEEGNAKVEELLGVGNLYDPQNIELLHHVYQGLKAHYLYRLDVEYMIKDGEIVIVDEFTGRLMPGRRWSDGLHQAIEAKEGVEVKSENQTLATITFQNYFRMYDKLSGMTGTADTEAVEFKKIYNLDVNVIPTNKPITRKDEEDVVYKSEKAKYKAITADIKERTQKGQPILVGTASIEKSEALSRFLRNEGIKHEVLNAKHHEREAEIIAQAGRKGSVTIATNMAGRGTDIMLGGNADMLAKAAVGNDDSPEYIEALAKVKGQVEKEREEVRQLGGLYIIGTERHESRRIDNQLRGRSGRQGDPGESRFYLSLEDNLMRIFNGERIQKIMEMLNIPEDEPITAKMVTNAVEGAQRKVEGHQFDIRKNLMDYDTVMNNQRNAIYGMRRNLLEGKDVERSVLDMLGDVVSNILDTYVPEDGKKEEFNVEGLNNSLAQTFGFKIDVSGQAVNSEMIIDQVRAGVKAVYDRQKESMGPFLEQVQKMILLQSIDHHWKMHLAVIDKLKEGIGLRGYAQKDPLIEYKKEAFLAFETLNNTIKSDAIEKIMRVQLVPQQSEEEMLESLRPEESDLDELDYSSPSEADIGHSLPEVGGSEEPKRNKMTFQSGPVDDRPMNREERRRLEKQGKGKK